One window of Papaver somniferum cultivar HN1 chromosome 9, ASM357369v1, whole genome shotgun sequence genomic DNA carries:
- the LOC113312288 gene encoding CLAVATA3/ESR (CLE)-related protein 22, protein MVWVMISRRSRLRTSMRKKIVIICSLFLLVLIRLQYLETSASSYRVEATSRMLLFTNNDNSSRSGSSQEDQDHHFNTIDDKSRNEFHFNGSNDNTTDENGGSLFDADKRRIHTGPNPLHNKR, encoded by the coding sequence ATGGTTTGGGTCATGATCAGTAGGAGATCAAGATTGAGAACAAGTATGAGAAAGAAGATTGTTATTATCTGTAGTTTGTTTCTACTTGTATTGATAAGGTTACAGTACTTGGAAACTTCAGCTTCATCATATAGAGTTGAAGCTACTAGTAGAATGTTATTGTTTACAAATAATGATAACTCTTCTAGATCAGGAAGCAGCCAAGAAGATCAAGATCATCATTTTAATACAATTGATGATAAATCCAGGAATGAGTTTCATTTTAATGGAAGCAACGACAATACTACCGATGAAAATGGTGGTAGTTTATTTGATGCTGATAAGAGAAGAATCCATACTGGTCCAAATCCACTACATAACAAAAGATAA